In the Amblyraja radiata isolate CabotCenter1 unplaced genomic scaffold, sAmbRad1.1.pri scaffold_1127_ctg1, whole genome shotgun sequence genome, attacactcgctcccgggccccacaactgtattacactcgctcccgggcggataaactatattacacacgctcccgggccccacaactgtattacactcgctcccgggcggataaactgtattacactcgctcccgggcggataaactgtgttacactcgctcccgggcggataaactgtgttacactcgctcccgggcggataaactgtgttacactcgctcccgggcggataaactgtgttacactcgctcccgggcggataaactgtgttacactcgctcccgggcggataaactgtgttacactcgctcccgggcggataagctGCAGCTTTCGACGCCCGTTATCCTCCCGACTCCGACgctttctccccgcccccccttcaCCGTCCATCCGCCGCTGAGAACatttgccgccgccgccgccgctgttaAACCGCTCCTGACCTCAGGCTCGGCCTCCAGCTGTTGCCCTGATGTcgctcattgattgattgattgattgattgattgatccacCCGCCCacataccccacacacacacactcacccaccccgactgtcgaccatcgctcccgggcgggcgggcgggcgcgcGGACACAGACCGCACTGTTGCCGTCAACGGGAGACTTGACTGACGTCATGACTGGCTGCCGGgagtcaagatggccgccgggatCCCAGCCACCAACTGTCGCCGCTCGCGCTCGCGCTCCAGCTCCACCCGGACTGccagtagtcaagatggccgcctctGGCTTCACCCCGCGCATCGACGTCAACGggagactggactggactggacctgccagtagtcaagatggccgccgggatCCCAGCCACCAACTGTCGCCGCTCCCGCTcgcgctccctcagccgttgCCGCCCGTTGTTTTTCCCGCCGTTTCCAGAAGGTTCTTCACCAACGGCcgctcgcccgcccgcccgcgcgCTCGGTCACTGGGAGTTCGTTCGCTTCTCCACGGCCGACCTTCACATTCCCGCTGGAAATGGGCTGAATAAACACAGGTgggaagtttaaatcatcttgaataatgacaacaacgtgtagtagacagacagacagacagacagagcgggCGAGGGGCCAGGTGTGAAGTTTAAATCACCTTGAATCATAACATGTAGTAGACCGACAGACAGAGCGGGCGAGGGGCCAGGTgtgaagtttaaatcatcttgaatCATAACATGTAGTAGACAGACAgaggttgttagttcatcactaaCTAAccgcaatagggaggtttcacggcagtcgggtcactgttgctattattaaaccataatttaaaaataaattttgagatgatttcaatttattcccatcttccattactccaaatataatcatttcagtattaggttccattcttatcttaaataattttgtaaatatttcaaaaatatcactccaaaatctataaagttttatgcaggaagcaaaagagtgtgttatagttgcgttttgggataaacatttatcacaaatgggggatatatttggatagaatttgttcaatcttgttttttgacacgttggatggaagaaatgtttttatttgtgtatgggtcccaagctgcaactgcggagtccaaatgaggtctaacgagggtgaagtatagcttctccttgacagaagttgaacaatgatgaaagttgcgcctcagaaagtttaggacacctgttgctttcaccgttgcatcttgaatgacaacaacgtgtagtagacagacagacagaggttgttagttgttagttcaggttgttaggatgggatactgaggtgggggagagatggagagggagaaagagaggaggagagaaaaagaggggagagagagggggagagaaaggggaggaagagagagacgggggaaagagggaggggagagagtgtggagagagagaaagaggggagaggtggggagaggaagagagaaagagaaggggaagagagaaaggggagagatgggggaggggagaggagaagggggtgagggggagaggagaagggggtgagggggagaggagaagggggtgagggggagaggagaaggggggtagggggagaggagaagggggcggGTAAAGAGaacgggggtggggagagaggagaggggggtgagaggaggggaccagatagggagggggtagagaggggatacAGCACGTCTCCGTTGCTCTGTATCTTTGCCTATAATCACCACCACTGGATGTCACAaacgtatcctacacccactagggacaatgttgacattcaccaagccaattaacttgcaaacctgcacgtctttggaatgtgggaggaagccggagctctgggagaaaacccacgcaggtcacggggagaacgtgcaaactccgtacggacagcgcccgtagtcgggatcgaacccaggtctccagcgctgcattttgctgtaaggcagcaactctaccgctgtacgcgCCACGGTGAATCCCCGGGGAGAGTGGCGCCGTTTGTCAACCGGGTCCCCGCTCATCAGGGAAGGGGTTCCTGCGGCCGCAGCCACCCAGTGATGCCCCGAGTTTATGCATCACCGGGCAGAGAGGGGTCTGCCGTGGGGACCTGCAgaatgaggccagtcggcccatctagtctactccgccattcaatcatggttagacacaaaaagctggagtaactcagcgggacaggcagcatctctggagagaaggaatgggtgacgtttcgggtcgagacccttcttcagtctggttacggataagggaaacgagagatatagacaatcacggctgatctatctctccctctcaaccccattctcctgccttctccccatagccctgacacccgtacgaatgaagaatctgtcaacctccgccttaaaaatacctaatgacagccgtctgcggcaatgaatcccacagattcaccaccctccagctcaagaaattcctcatcatctccagtctaaaggtacatcctttaattttgaggctgtgccctctggtcctagactctcccactggtggaaacatcctctccacatccactctgtccaggcctttcgctatttgatggggtgtggagggtgcagagagggttcgtGAGGGTGGGCACGGGGTTTgtagggtgcagagagggtttgggagagaggggagagggtgcagagagggtttggAAGGGATGTGGAGGGTGCAGGgtttgggagagggggtgggatgtGGTGGACATAGAGAGGGTTCagtaggatggggtgtggagggtgaagagagggttcgggggggaggtgatggggtgtggagtgttcaggggggggcggggggtggggtgtggagtgttcaggagggggattggggatgatcagccacagaaacatagacaacaggtgcaggagtagaggccattcggcccttcgagcctgcaccgccattcaatatgatcatggctgatcatccaactcagtatcctgtacctgccttctctccataccccctgatccctttagccacaagggccacatctaactccctcttaaatatagccaatgaactgtggcctcaactaccttctgtggcagagaattccacagattcaccactctctgtgtgtgaaaaaaaatgttttcctcatctcggtcctaaaagacttccctcttatccttaaactgtgtgtgtggccccttgtcctggacttccccaacatcgggaacaatcttcctgcatctagcctgtccaaccccttaagaattttgtaagtttctataagatcccccctcaatcttctaaattctagcgagtacaagccgagtctatccactctttcttcatatgaaagtcctgacatcccaggaatcagtctggtgaaccttctctgtactccctctatggcaagaatgtctttcctcagattaggagaccaaaactgtacgcaatactccaggtgtggtctcaccaagaccctgtacaactgcaaggaatgggtgacgtttcgggtcgagacccgtagtgaccagaaacatcacccattccttctctccagagacgttgcctggtccgtgccggtcaccagggcaaattcggcacagagactctaacGGCAGTGGCTCAATGCTTCTGACGCCTCCAACAGCCCGGGACTCTTGTActaaggctgctccatggccggagatgcagcgagcgactcgccagcccgacaaacactcgccagcccgacaaacactagccagcccggcaaacactcgccagcccgacaaacactcgccagcccggcaaacactcgccagcccgacaaacactcgccagcccgacaaacactcgccagcccgacaaacactcgccagcctggcaaacactAGTCAGCccgacaaacactcgccagcccggcaaacactagccagcccggtaaacactcgccagcccggcaaacactcgccagcccgacaaacactcgccagcccggcaaacactagccagcccggcaaacactcgccagcccgacaaacactcgccagtctggaaaacactagccagccccacacacactcgccagccccacacacacactcgccaGTCTGGAAAACACTACCCAGACCCACACACACTCGccagccccacacacactagccagcccgacaaacactcgccagcccggcaaacactagccagcccggcaaacactcgccagcccgacaaacactcgccagtcTGGAAAACACTAGCCAGCCCCACACACACTCGCCAGCCCCACACACACTCGCCAGTCTGGAAAACACTACCCAGACCCACACACACTCGccagccccacacacactagccagcccgacaaacactcgccagccccgcaaacactcgccagcccgacaAATACTCGCCAGTCTGGAAAACACTACCCAGACCCACACACACTCGccagccccacacacactagccagcccgacaaacactcgccagcccggcaaacactcgccagcccgacaaacactcgccagccccgcaaacactcgccagcctgacaaacactcgccagccccacaaacactcaccagcccggTAAACACTCGCCAACCCGACAAACACTAGCCAGTCTGGAAAACACTCGCCAgctcggcaaacactcgccagccccacaAACACTAGCCAGCCCGGCAAATAATAGCCAGTCTGGAAAACACTAGCCAGCCcgacaaacactcgccagtcTGGAAAACACTAGCCAGCCCCACAAACACTAGCCAGCCCAGGAAATACTAGCCAGTCTGTAAAACACTAGCCAGCCcgacaaacactcgccagtctggaaaacactcaccagcccggcaaacactcgccagcccggcaaatacTAGCCAGTCTGGAAAACACTAGCCAGCCCCACAAACACTAGCCAGCCCGGCAAATACTAGCCAGTCTGGAAAACACTAGCCAGCCcgacaaacactcgccagtctggaaaacactagccagccccacaaacactagccagcccggcaaacactagcCAGCCCCACAAACACTAGCCAGCCCGACAAACACGCGCCAGTCTggaaaacactcgccagcccggcaaacactcgccagcccggtaaacactcgccagccgtgcaaacactagccagcccggcaaacactagccagcccggcaaacactcgccagcccgacaaacactcgccagtcTGGAAAACACTAGCCAGCCCCACAAACACTAGCCAGCCCCACAAACACTCACCAGTCCGGCAAACACTAGCCAGCCCCAGCTCCCCGTCctacatctgtccccgccgctgcttctgcttccatccctccctcagccccggctctcgaacacccgtggcccatgcagtcgatgtgagttttgaaattctcgttgatcacagaacttctcacgacagagcgtgagaaatttgtgatcagcgtgagaatttgtggaaatgcgtgattctcacgctcaaggcgtgagagttggcagccctgatgtcactctctccctctctctctgttctgttctctatttatttatttttgccttctatattctgttgtgctgaagcaaagcaagaatttcattgtcctatctgggacacatgataataaaccctCTTGAATCTTCAATCTTGAATCTCAAACCCGCCCTCTCTCTCGCTTCCTCTgtctccccacactctccccaccctctctctctctcgctgtccaCACGTTCTTGAGAGAGATCGGCCGGTGTGAGCACGAACGCAATGGGGGAAGATCTGACTTATATCAATGTTAAGTTCAAT is a window encoding:
- the LOC116969763 gene encoding 2-isopropylmalate synthase-like, which codes for MLLTPPTARDSCTKAAPWPEMQRATRQPDKHSPARQTLASPANTRQPDKHSPARQTLASPANTRQPGKHSPAVQTLASPANTSQPGKHSPARQTLASLENTSQPHKH